The following coding sequences lie in one Puniceibacterium sp. IMCC21224 genomic window:
- a CDS encoding AbrB/MazE/SpoVT family DNA-binding domain-containing protein — protein MQVAKWGNSLAVRLPAELVRELGLKEGDQIDLVKDDGRVRVRRLARADEVLTGLRRFRGKLSAAERLSRDDAHER, from the coding sequence ATGCAGGTCGCAAAATGGGGTAACTCGCTGGCCGTCCGTTTGCCCGCAGAGCTCGTCCGAGAGCTTGGTCTCAAGGAGGGTGATCAGATCGACCTGGTCAAGGACGACGGACGGGTCAGAGTCCGTCGCCTTGCTCGTGCGGATGAGGTGCTGACCGGCCTGCGCCGCTTCCGGGGCAAGTTGTCCGCAGCAGAACGTCTGAGCCGCGACGACGCGCATGAGCGCTGA
- a CDS encoding PIN domain-containing protein: MSAEFADTNVVLYLLDDGPKADRAEVILGQGPRISVQVLNESLVNCRRKAGLSWEEAAAFLEGVRALCPVEDLTVQTHDVGRALAERYGFSIYDAMIVASALVAGCTTLWSEDMQDGLLVEGQLRIVNPFA; the protein is encoded by the coding sequence ATGAGCGCTGAGTTTGCGGACACGAATGTCGTTCTTTACCTGCTCGACGACGGTCCGAAGGCCGATCGCGCCGAGGTCATCCTGGGGCAGGGGCCCCGGATCAGCGTTCAGGTTCTAAACGAGTCACTGGTGAACTGCCGCCGCAAAGCTGGCCTCAGTTGGGAGGAAGCAGCGGCCTTTCTCGAAGGCGTGCGCGCCTTGTGTCCCGTCGAGGATCTCACCGTGCAGACCCATGATGTCGGCCGCGCTTTGGCGGAACGCTACGGCTTCTCGATCTACGACGCGATGATCGTGGCCAGCGCTTTGGTTGCGGGGTGTACCACGCTGTGGAGCGAGGACATGCAAGATGGCCTGCTGGTGGAAGGCCAGCTTCGCATCGTCAACCCCTTTGCATGA
- a CDS encoding recombinase family protein — protein MPLIGYARVSTEDQTPLPQSQALKSAGCAEIHEEQASGGNRARPVLARVLERIGKGDTLVVVRIDRLARSLSHLLEVIERLEAKGAFFRSIQDPIDTASPQGKFTLQVLGAAAEFERALIRERTKAGLASARTKGRVGGNPGLRAKDPAALRKVRLARQDGYMERLNETAQDWVPHVRRLRPDLAWEDVLRIINSPLPEARRWTQSRLIRAVKAYVRDGFLPTEVLARAGRRETDDRLPAIIAGIKGADPDITLQAICERLESMRERTPRGRTRWQPSSVKMLLERAERLGLLE, from the coding sequence ATGCCCCTGATCGGTTATGCCCGCGTATCGACCGAAGATCAGACCCCCCTGCCCCAGTCGCAGGCCCTGAAATCCGCGGGTTGCGCCGAGATCCATGAAGAACAGGCCTCGGGCGGCAATCGTGCGCGACCGGTGCTTGCGCGGGTGTTGGAACGCATCGGCAAAGGCGACACGCTGGTCGTCGTTCGGATCGACCGACTGGCGCGGTCGCTGTCGCATCTGCTGGAGGTGATCGAGCGGCTGGAGGCCAAGGGGGCGTTCTTTCGTTCTATCCAAGACCCCATCGACACCGCCTCTCCGCAAGGCAAGTTCACGCTGCAGGTCCTGGGCGCTGCGGCCGAGTTCGAGCGCGCCCTGATCCGGGAGCGCACCAAGGCCGGCCTCGCCAGCGCGCGCACAAAGGGACGCGTGGGCGGGAACCCTGGGCTGCGGGCCAAAGACCCAGCCGCACTTCGCAAGGTGCGGCTGGCGCGACAGGACGGCTACATGGAGCGTCTGAACGAGACGGCACAAGATTGGGTGCCGCATGTGCGCCGGTTGCGCCCTGATTTGGCCTGGGAAGACGTTTTGCGCATCATCAACAGCCCCTTGCCCGAGGCGCGTCGCTGGACCCAAAGCCGCCTGATACGCGCTGTGAAGGCCTATGTCCGCGACGGCTTCCTTCCTACCGAGGTGCTGGCCCGCGCCGGGCGCCGCGAAACGGACGATCGCCTGCCCGCCATTATTGCTGGCATCAAGGGCGCGGATCCCGACATCACGCTTCAAGCGATCTGTGAACGGCTGGAATCTATGCGCGAACGCACACCACGTGGCCGAACGAGATGGCAGCCTTCTTCGGTTAAGATGCTACTGGAGCGGGCTGAGAGGCTAGGGCTGCTTGAGTAG
- a CDS encoding tyrosine-type recombinase/integrase: protein MSSPTNNSTKIEDSDASGAEISSSASYDSLNGDEHDKRTSRDRASIALPANVAGSGALDRLIDTARGYAEASTAGNTNKAYAADWKHFSRWCRLKGTEPLPPAPEMIGLYVADLAAPTGKAPTLSVSTIERRLSGLAWNYRQRGFTLDRKDRHIATVLAGIKRKHARPPVQKEAILPEDIQAMVATLSYDLRGLRDRAILLLGYAGGLRRSEVVCLDVHKDDTPDSGGWVEVFDGGALLTLNAKTGWREVEVGRGSSGQTCPVHALEQWLHFAKIDFGPVFVRTSRDGKRALESRLSDKHIARLIKATVMKSGIRSDLPEAKRLAMFSGHSLRAGLASSAEVDERYVQKQLGHASAEMTRRYQRRRDRFRVNLTKAAGL from the coding sequence ATGAGCAGTCCTACGAATAACAGCACCAAAATCGAGGATTCCGACGCGTCTGGCGCAGAGATTTCGAGCTCAGCGTCCTATGACTCGTTGAACGGTGACGAACACGACAAGAGAACCTCTCGGGACCGAGCCTCAATCGCCCTGCCCGCCAATGTGGCCGGCTCCGGCGCACTCGACCGGCTGATCGATACCGCCCGTGGCTACGCCGAGGCCTCGACAGCCGGGAACACGAACAAGGCCTATGCGGCCGACTGGAAACACTTCAGCCGCTGGTGCCGGTTGAAAGGCACGGAACCTCTGCCCCCCGCGCCCGAGATGATTGGACTTTATGTGGCTGATCTGGCTGCACCAACCGGGAAGGCCCCTACCCTTTCGGTCTCCACGATCGAGCGCCGTCTCTCGGGGCTTGCCTGGAACTACAGACAGCGCGGGTTCACTCTTGATCGCAAGGACCGGCATATCGCCACCGTTCTGGCCGGGATCAAACGCAAGCATGCGCGCCCGCCGGTCCAGAAGGAAGCGATCCTGCCTGAGGACATCCAGGCCATGGTGGCCACCCTTTCCTACGATCTCCGCGGGCTCCGAGACCGGGCGATCTTGCTTTTGGGCTATGCAGGTGGCCTGCGCCGGTCGGAGGTGGTCTGCCTCGATGTGCATAAGGACGATACACCGGACTCCGGCGGCTGGGTCGAAGTCTTCGACGGCGGCGCCCTGCTCACCCTCAATGCCAAGACCGGATGGCGCGAGGTTGAGGTCGGGCGTGGCTCAAGCGGCCAGACCTGTCCCGTCCACGCGCTTGAGCAATGGCTACACTTTGCGAAGATCGACTTTGGGCCGGTCTTCGTGCGCACCTCGCGGGACGGCAAGCGTGCCCTCGAGTCCCGCCTTTCCGACAAGCACATAGCGCGACTGATCAAGGCAACCGTTATGAAGAGTGGCATCAGATCCGATTTGCCGGAAGCCAAACGGTTGGCAATGTTCTCGGGGCATTCCTTGCGTGCCGGGCTCGCCTCGTCGGCAGAGGTTGATGAGCGCTATGTTCAAAAGCAACTCGGACATGCGTCGGCCGAGATGACCCGGCGCTATCAGCGCAGGCGCGACAGGTTCCGGGTGAACCTGACCAAAGCCGCAGGGCTGTGA
- a CDS encoding DUF1403 family protein → MTFARPEHSIDTDTLPRMPAWVTSARPEAFEDVAFLSGAALTHLYHVFARDDVPQALLRDRLALHAAEACVALSGRMERAGELRDAVHLLRPGDLPGPAGETYLAWRRAVERSVSVKALSRALPTIESCQIATWLDAGNGAPLTRTAVVLDAVLTEAPRAEVPALILADAALAQALGWDHVVPLLAAGLKRTDLRKRGDDLRLACHRAVTASAVEAARLAVDLARRASLLKGVAPKLRAKGAGAAVKIFLTQDAVAPSALPLPDRAARRLCDRLVDLGAVRELTGRDTFRLYGV, encoded by the coding sequence ATGACATTTGCCCGACCGGAACACTCCATCGACACAGACACTCTACCCCGGATGCCCGCATGGGTCACCTCGGCACGTCCTGAAGCCTTTGAAGATGTGGCGTTTTTGTCAGGTGCAGCGCTTACTCACCTGTATCATGTGTTTGCACGAGACGATGTCCCCCAAGCATTGTTGCGGGACCGGCTGGCCCTGCACGCCGCAGAGGCATGCGTGGCGCTTTCCGGTCGGATGGAGAGGGCGGGGGAATTGCGCGACGCGGTGCACCTCCTGCGTCCCGGCGACCTTCCCGGTCCGGCAGGCGAAACCTACCTTGCCTGGCGTCGCGCGGTGGAACGGTCGGTGTCGGTCAAGGCTTTGAGCCGAGCTTTACCGACCATCGAGTCTTGCCAGATCGCCACGTGGCTGGATGCGGGAAATGGGGCACCGCTGACCCGTACCGCGGTGGTGCTGGATGCTGTCCTGACGGAGGCACCCCGTGCCGAAGTCCCGGCGTTGATCCTCGCGGACGCCGCCCTCGCCCAGGCGCTTGGTTGGGATCATGTCGTGCCGCTGCTGGCCGCGGGTTTGAAACGCACAGACCTGCGCAAGCGGGGTGACGATTTGCGCCTAGCCTGTCATCGCGCAGTGACCGCATCCGCGGTCGAGGCCGCGCGTCTGGCTGTCGATCTCGCGCGTCGGGCTTCGCTTTTGAAAGGAGTTGCACCAAAGCTTCGGGCCAAGGGGGCAGGGGCGGCGGTGAAAATATTCCTGACGCAGGACGCCGTGGCGCCCAGTGCCCTGCCTTTGCCGGACCGCGCGGCGCGGCGGCTCTGTGACCGGCTTGTCGATCTCGGCGCGGTCCGCGAGCTAACCGGGCGCGACACATTCCGGCTCTACGGGGTGTAG
- a CDS encoding TniQ family protein — protein MRLPLRASPQQSCAPKTQATWLQFCPACLAEDETPYFRRGWSLATRVSCFRHGCRLRDRCPSCGQGLAPFSQKRLVPHQICAWCGAALCKRTRPAANGVRRLERLIDDLLRLHAAGHRMAEGRSLPDLLGSACFQFGKQRMSIARLPHRDRYHLLRQLTEGRSTPFGTRRSPAISYWKRVAQAAPAWSGLVTSFSDAVLPRPKAGPCSTTAGPHLADLVQAAARLHQQRQVP, from the coding sequence TTGCGTTTGCCCCTGCGGGCATCGCCTCAGCAGAGTTGCGCACCAAAGACGCAGGCGACCTGGCTGCAATTCTGCCCGGCCTGTCTGGCGGAAGACGAAACGCCCTATTTTCGCCGAGGCTGGAGCCTGGCGACACGCGTTTCTTGCTTTCGTCACGGTTGTCGGCTTCGAGACAGGTGCCCGTCTTGCGGACAAGGATTGGCTCCGTTCAGCCAGAAGCGTCTTGTGCCGCATCAGATCTGCGCCTGGTGCGGCGCGGCCCTCTGCAAACGCACCCGTCCCGCCGCCAACGGAGTTCGGCGTCTGGAGCGCCTGATCGACGATCTGCTTCGTTTGCATGCAGCAGGGCATCGAATGGCAGAGGGGCGATCTCTCCCGGACCTTCTTGGATCAGCCTGCTTTCAATTTGGTAAACAGCGCATGTCCATCGCGCGCCTCCCTCATCGAGATCGCTATCATCTGCTTCGGCAATTGACGGAAGGGCGGTCGACGCCTTTCGGAACGCGAAGAAGTCCCGCGATCTCTTATTGGAAACGCGTCGCTCAGGCTGCGCCAGCTTGGAGCGGACTGGTCACATCCTTCAGCGATGCCGTCCTGCCTCGGCCCAAAGCTGGGCCTTGCTCTACCACCGCTGGCCCGCATTTGGCGGATCTCGTTCAGGCGGCCGCGCGGCTCCATCAGCAGCGGCAGGTGCCCTGA